One genomic window of Elaeis guineensis isolate ETL-2024a chromosome 2, EG11, whole genome shotgun sequence includes the following:
- the LOC105056320 gene encoding uncharacterized protein has translation MDDPTSDVVLGTQTTAGVRRPIGNANRHLIGNANCRRLVNSEMRFSARVRGLLDRTAHADGATRPHHEFFDQHQAPPTSYPPPGQAYPPPAEGYPANYAAPPPVGYPVKDEAAAYPSQAPVETKSRGEGFWEGCCAALCCCCVLDTCF, from the exons ATGGATGATCCAACATCAGACGTCGTATTGGGAACACAAACCACCGCCGGCGTCAGACGTCCCATTGGGAATGCAAACCGCCATCTCATTGGAAACGCCAACTGCCGTCGGTTAGTTAATTCCGAGATGCGTTTTTCTGCACGTGTCAGGGGGCTATTGGACCGAACCGCTCACGCGGATGGAG CAACCAGGCCTCACCATGAGTTCTTTGATCAGCACCAGGCTCCCCCAACAT CATACCCACCGCCGGGACAGGCCTATCCTCCGCCGGCCGAAGGCTACCCAGCGAACTATGCAGCGCCTCCTCCGGTGGGTTATCCGGTGAAGGACGAGGCGGCGGCGTATCCCTCGCAAGCTCCAGTGGAGACCAAGAGCCGAGGGGAGGGCTTCTGGGAAGGATG CTGTGCCGCCTTGTGTTGCTGCTGCGTTCTGGACACGTGCTTCTGA